The Pseudomonas viciae genomic interval GTGGCGATTTTGCTCGGGCAGTGGCGCATCGACTGAATACAGCGTGGGTAGCCGGGCCGGCGGCGAGAACCGCTGGCTCAGTCCGCCTGCACTGTGACCTGACGCTGCTCACCCAACCCCGCAATCCCCAGGCGCAGGGTCTGGCCCGGACGCAGGAAAACCGGCTGTGGCTTGATGCCCAAGCCTACGCCGGGTGGCGTGCCGGTCGAGATCACGTCGCCAGGTTGCAGGCTCATGCAGCGGCTCAGGTAGGCAATCAGTTGCGGCACACTGAAGATCAGCGTCCGGGTATTGCCATTTTGATAGCGGTGTCCGTCGACCTCCAGCCAGAGATCCAGCGTATGCGGATCAGCGATTTCGTCCCGGGTGACCAACCACGGGCCAAGCGGACCAAAGGTGTCGAAGCCTTTGCCCTTGTCCCAAGTGCCGCCGCGTTCCAATTGCCACTCGCGCTCGGACACGTCGTTAATGACGCAATAGCCGGCGACATGCTCCATGGCGTTTACTTCATCGATGTAGCGCCCGCCTTTACCGATGACCACGCCCAACTCGACTTCCCAGTCGGTCTTGAGTGAGCCGCGCGGGATCTGGATGTCGTCGTTCGGCCCGCAGATGGCGCTGGTCCATTTGTTGAAGATGATCGGCTCTTTCGGCACCTCCATATTCGACTCGGCCGCATGGTCGGCGTAGTTCAGGCCGATGCAGATGAACTTGCCGACCTGCCCGACACAGGCGCCGATCCTAGGCTGGCCGGCAACCAGCGGCAGGCTGCGCGGGTCGAGGGCGGCAAGCGCTGCCAGGCTGTCTGGGCCCAGGACCTGTCCGGCGATGTCCGGGACATGGCCCGACAGGTCGCGGATCTGATGATCGGCATCCAACAGGCCGGGCTTCTCCGAACCTTTTTCGCCATAACGCAACAGTTTCATGGATTTCTCCTGTTCAAATTCAAAGTGAAAACCGGGCTCAGATGCTCATGCCGCCATCGATGACATGCACGCCACCAGTGGTGTAGCTCGACGCATCGCTGCCCAGATACACCGCCAACTGGGCGACTTCTTCGGTACTGCCGATACGGCCCATGGGCTGGCGCTCGAGGAATTGCCGATAGACCTGTGCCTCCTCCACGCCCTGTTGCGCGGCTTGGGCGGCGATGCGTTGACGCAGCGACGGAGAGTCCACGGTACCCGGGCATATCGCATTGCAACGGATGCCCTGAGTCACGAAATCGATGGCAACGGCCTTCGTCAGGCCCACCACGGCCGCCTTGCTGGCCGCGTAGGCAAAACGGTTCGGCACGCCTTTGAGGCTGGAGGCCACCGACGACATGTTGATGATCGAACCGCCACCCCGCGCCAGCATGCCTGGCAAGAATGCGCGGATCGTCCGGTACATGGCCGTGACATTGAGGTCCAGCGAACGCGCCCAGGCGGCTTCGTCGCATTCGAGGATGTTCCCGCTGTGCACGTAACCGGCGCAGTTGAACAGCACGTCCAACCCACCGATACGTTCGCAGGCGGCGCTGATGGCGGTGGCCGATGTGACATCCAGGGTGATGGCGGTGACCCCATCGATACCCGCCAGGGCGTGGATATCGATATCACTGGCAAACACCTCGGCACCGGCCCGGGCGAAGGCCATGGCGCAGGCCAGGCCGATGCCCTGCCCTGCGGCGGTGACCAGCACCCGTTTGTTCTGCAGGTTCATGCGGCCTCCAGGTTTGCCGGGGTGATCGCGGTTTTTGGCGTCCTGCCGAGCATCGATGCGGGAATGGCCAGGATCAGCCCGCCACTGACCAACAGACACAGGGCCAGCACATAGGTGCCGTTGTTGATGTTGCCGGTGAGGTTTTCCGCCACGGCGGTGATCATCGAGCCGGTGAAACCCGACAAGTTGCCGATGGCGTTGATCATGCCGATGCCCGCCGCGGCGGCAACGCCCGAGAGCACCGTCCCGGGCAGGGTCCAGAAAATCGGCATCAGGCTGAGGATCCCCGAGGCGGAGACACTGAGAAAGAGCACGGACAACACCAGGTTGTCGGCGAAGAAGGCACTGAGGATCAGGCCCACGCCACCGATGAAGGCAGGAATGGCCGCGTGCAGGCGCCGCTCACCGGTGCGATTGGAGTGCCGTGCATTGAGCAGCATCGCCACGATCGCCACCGAGTAAGGGATGGCGGTGAGCAGACCAATGTGCAAACTGTTGGTGATGCCGGTGCTCTTGATGATCGAGGGCATCCAGAACGCCAGGCCGTAGAAGCCGGTATTGAAGGTCAGCAGAATCAGTACCAGCAACCACACCCGAGGGTTGAAAAACACTTCGCTCAAGCGTGTGGCCTTGCCCTGGTTGTCGGTGTGCAGATTGGCCTTGAGCATGGCTTTTTCCGCGACACTCAGCCATTTGGCTTTGTCGATGTTGTCGGCCAGGCAGACGATCACCACAAACGCCATGATGATTGACGGAATGCCTTCGATGAGCAGCATCCATTGCCAGCCGGACAGGCCATGCACCCCTTGCATGCTGTTCATCAGCCAACCGGAGAGTATCCCGCCCAGGGTCAGGCTGACTGGTAGGGCCAGCAGGAAACCGGACATCACCCGGCTTTGCCGATGGGTGGGAAACCAGTAGTTGAGGTACAGGATCACGCCGGGGAAAAACCCGGCTTCACAGATGCCCAACAGAAAGCGCAGCACGTAGAACATGCTGCTCGATTCGATGTGGAAGAAGCCCGCCAGCGGCACGGTGTAGGCCACGGCCATGGAAATGACCGCCCAGCTCAGCATGATCCGGGCAATCCAGAACCGCGCGCCAAAGCGATGCAGCAACAGGTTGCTGGGGACTTCGAAAAGGAAATAACCCCAGAAAAACATACTGGCGCCCAAGGCATACACCGTGTTGCTAAATTGCAGCTCGCTGAGCATGTCGAGCTTGGCAAAGCCGATATTCACCCGGTCGAGGTACGCCGCCATGTAACACAAGAGCAGGACGGGAAGGATCCGCCAGATCACCTTGCGATAGGTCCGGTCCTCAAAGTCGAGTTCGCAGGCAGGCGCTTGCGCTGGCAAATGCTCGGATACGGTTTGCATGAGGTCACCCCAGGGCATGTGGGCATGCCTGATTGTTTTTATGAGGGGGTCACTCTACTGTCGAGAATTGATTCTTTCCCAATGGCATTTTTGGATTAACTGATAACGGATCGTTATCGAAGTGCCAGCGGCAATCACTTAACTTGTGGCGAGGGGATTTATCTGTGGGAGCATGGCTTGCCCGCGATGAAGACGACGCGGTCAGCGGGAATACGAGGCGCCTGCATCGCGGGCAAGCCTTGCTCCCACAGATTCACCTACTTTCTTGAGTGGACGATGTTGCAGCCAGACGAGCGTTTTCCTTGAGAATGTCCGCGAACTCCAGTGCCGCCCCCACCAATTGCTCGCCCTTGCGCGTGAGGATGCCGTAATCCTGCGGCACCAGGTGCAGTGGTGTGTCGAGGGTGATCAATTGGCCGCTTTCAAGCAACGGGTTGACCATGGCATTGGGCAGCATCCCGATCATTGGCCCGCGCTGCAGGACCTGGAGAAAGGTCTGCATGGAGATGGTGTCGATGGTGTTGCGCGGCATCCCTACTCCGGCTTCGGCGAAGGCCAGTTCCATGCGTGCGCGTATCGGCGTGCCGACCGGGTAGAGAATCCACGGCAAGTCCACCAGTTGCTGCAAGGACGTCGGCCCGGCGTTCGCCAGCGGATGCTGGCTGTTGACCACGATGCAGAACGGCTCCGGGGCCAACGGCTGGAAGTCATAATACTGCTGCTGGCTTTGATCGGTAAAACGCGCTACTGCCAGATCGAGCCTTTTCTCTTCGAGCATCTCCATCAGGTGGTTACTGGTCTGTTCCACCACTTCAATCGACAGCAACGGCCAACGCTGCTTGATCTGCAGGATCGCCTCGGGCAGGGCCACCGCCGTGGCGGCGAAGATCCCGCCGACCTTGAGATAGCCGTGACCGCCCTCGCGCAGGCTGCTGATTTGCTCGACGAACGAACGCGCGTCATTCAAGGCGATCTGCGCATAACGCAGCACATGCTCACCCAGAGCGGTGGGCGGCATGCTCCGTGACAGTCGCTCGAACAAAGCAAAGCCGAGCAGGCTTTCGATTTCCTTGAGCATCTTGCTGATGGCCGGCTGGCTGAGGTTCATCTGCTGCGCCGCCAAATGCATATTGCGCGTACGCCCCAAGGTGTCGATCAGCAACAGATGACGGAATTTGAGCCAGCCGCAGAAGCTGGAAAAGGACAGATCTGACATGGATTTTCCTCGGACCGGCAATAACCTGGCGTTATCGAATACTGAATATATCTCATTGGAGTTTATCGACCCTGCATCCTAGCGTGAAGGCTTTACGAACCAGGAAAAACGCCATGTCGCTACTCCTTACTCCCGAGAACACCCTGCCGGTCGATGGCGTGGCTGGAACCCTGATTGGCCGCGCCTGGGTGCCTGGCCGGATCGCCGGCCCCTCGCCCATTGTGCTGCGCAGCGACGGGGTGTTCGATCTGTCGGATCGTTTCGCGACCTTGAGTGACTTGCTGGAAACCGACTCGCCACTGGCCGCCGTGCGGCAGACACCGGGCACCTTCATTGCCAGCGTCGAAGCCCTGCTGGCCAACACCGGCCTCAACGCCGATCCGTCCAAACCGTCGCTGTTGCCCCCCCTGGATTTGCAAGTGATCAAGGCCGCCGGCGTGACCTTCGCCGCCAGCATGATCGAACGGGTGATCGAGGAACAGGCCGGCGGTGACGCGGCAAAAGCCGAAGCTGTGCGCGCCACGGTGCACAATGTGATCGGCGACAACTTGCGCTCGATCGTGCCGGGCTC includes:
- a CDS encoding ureidoglycolate lyase; translation: MKLLRYGEKGSEKPGLLDADHQIRDLSGHVPDIAGQVLGPDSLAALAALDPRSLPLVAGQPRIGACVGQVGKFICIGLNYADHAAESNMEVPKEPIIFNKWTSAICGPNDDIQIPRGSLKTDWEVELGVVIGKGGRYIDEVNAMEHVAGYCVINDVSEREWQLERGGTWDKGKGFDTFGPLGPWLVTRDEIADPHTLDLWLEVDGHRYQNGNTRTLIFSVPQLIAYLSRCMSLQPGDVISTGTPPGVGLGIKPQPVFLRPGQTLRLGIAGLGEQRQVTVQAD
- a CDS encoding SDR family oxidoreductase, yielding MNLQNKRVLVTAAGQGIGLACAMAFARAGAEVFASDIDIHALAGIDGVTAITLDVTSATAISAACERIGGLDVLFNCAGYVHSGNILECDEAAWARSLDLNVTAMYRTIRAFLPGMLARGGGSIINMSSVASSLKGVPNRFAYAASKAAVVGLTKAVAIDFVTQGIRCNAICPGTVDSPSLRQRIAAQAAQQGVEEAQVYRQFLERQPMGRIGSTEEVAQLAVYLGSDASSYTTGGVHVIDGGMSI
- a CDS encoding MFS transporter, which translates into the protein MQTVSEHLPAQAPACELDFEDRTYRKVIWRILPVLLLCYMAAYLDRVNIGFAKLDMLSELQFSNTVYALGASMFFWGYFLFEVPSNLLLHRFGARFWIARIMLSWAVISMAVAYTVPLAGFFHIESSSMFYVLRFLLGICEAGFFPGVILYLNYWFPTHRQSRVMSGFLLALPVSLTLGGILSGWLMNSMQGVHGLSGWQWMLLIEGIPSIIMAFVVIVCLADNIDKAKWLSVAEKAMLKANLHTDNQGKATRLSEVFFNPRVWLLVLILLTFNTGFYGLAFWMPSIIKSTGITNSLHIGLLTAIPYSVAIVAMLLNARHSNRTGERRLHAAIPAFIGGVGLILSAFFADNLVLSVLFLSVSASGILSLMPIFWTLPGTVLSGVAAAAGIGMINAIGNLSGFTGSMITAVAENLTGNINNGTYVLALCLLVSGGLILAIPASMLGRTPKTAITPANLEAA
- a CDS encoding LysR family transcriptional regulator, whose protein sequence is MSDLSFSSFCGWLKFRHLLLIDTLGRTRNMHLAAQQMNLSQPAISKMLKEIESLLGFALFERLSRSMPPTALGEHVLRYAQIALNDARSFVEQISSLREGGHGYLKVGGIFAATAVALPEAILQIKQRWPLLSIEVVEQTSNHLMEMLEEKRLDLAVARFTDQSQQQYYDFQPLAPEPFCIVVNSQHPLANAGPTSLQQLVDLPWILYPVGTPIRARMELAFAEAGVGMPRNTIDTISMQTFLQVLQRGPMIGMLPNAMVNPLLESGQLITLDTPLHLVPQDYGILTRKGEQLVGAALEFADILKENARLAATSSTQESR